In Nitrobacteraceae bacterium AZCC 1564, the following proteins share a genomic window:
- a CDS encoding DNA-binding GntR family transcriptional regulator (product_source=COG1802; cath_funfam=1.10.10.10; cog=COG1802; pfam=PF00392,PF07729; smart=SM00345,SM00895; superfamily=46785,48008) → MKARTCSPVTLRTTDLVGILEEQIALGQLAPCTRLVEEELAKRYQVKRYTVRQALSDLETMGVVVIHPNRGASVRDYTVQEVEQLYVVRTLIERRAAELMPLPADRKVIGMLRKIHARHSGAVEKGDLRTAFRENLLFHRTFFALCENVPLIELIDQMALRTHAIRSYSIGDPLLLKLVRDQHQLMIDLLGTRDRQSLVNVVAQHIQPAKDAYLRLARHAL, encoded by the coding sequence ATGAAAGCGCGGACGTGCAGTCCGGTGACACTCCGGACGACTGATCTGGTTGGCATTCTGGAAGAGCAGATCGCGCTGGGCCAATTGGCGCCGTGCACCCGACTAGTCGAGGAAGAGCTTGCCAAGCGTTATCAGGTGAAGCGGTATACGGTGCGGCAGGCGCTGTCAGATCTTGAGACGATGGGAGTAGTTGTTATCCATCCCAATCGCGGGGCCTCCGTCCGCGACTACACCGTTCAGGAGGTGGAGCAGCTCTATGTTGTTCGTACCCTGATCGAGCGGCGCGCGGCAGAGCTGATGCCGCTACCCGCAGATCGGAAGGTCATCGGCATGCTGCGAAAAATCCATGCCCGTCATTCAGGGGCGGTGGAGAAGGGCGATCTCAGGACGGCGTTTCGCGAAAATCTACTTTTTCATCGGACTTTCTTTGCCCTGTGCGAAAATGTGCCTTTGATCGAACTCATTGATCAGATGGCGTTGAGGACGCATGCCATCCGTTCTTACAGCATCGGCGACCCTCTGTTGCTGAAACTCGTCCGTGATCAGCACCAACTCATGATCGATCTGCTTGGTACGCGGGATAGGCAGTCATTGGTCAACGTGGTTGCGCAGCACATTCAGCCGGCAAAGGACGCTTACCTTCGGTTGGCGCGCCACGCTCTTTGA